From the Chryseobacterium sp. G0201 genome, the window AATATGCAGTTTCAGGGGCACAGCCTGTGCAAGCATTTGAAGAAGCACTTCAACAAACGTATAAAGAGACGGTAAGTCCGTTCAAGGATATTTCTAAAGGTGGCTCTTCATGTGATGCCGATGGTTGCAGCATTTAATATTCAGATTTCATGATAAAAATTAACGACGAACTTCATTATCCTGTTTCCGATACGCTTTTTGTTTTTGCTTTAGATTCGGAAGCGGGGAAAGATTTTAATGATAAAAATAAATTGGTTACAGGAATCGGCAAGGTCAATGCTGCGATGGAATTAACCAAAGAAATTCATCTCAGAAAACCTAAATTAATTGTCAATCTAGGTTCTGCAGGAAGTAAAAGTTTTAATAAAGGTGAAGTGATCTGCTGTACAAAATTTATCCAACGGGATATGGATGTACGAGGTCTTGGATTCAGTTTATATGAAACGCCTTTGTCCGGAATTCCACCTGTTTTGGAATATGGTTTAAAAAAGCAGGAGCTGAAAGAAGGCATCTGTGGAAGCGGCGACAATTTTGAAATGAATCACTCTGAAACCGATTATAATATTGTAGACATGGAAGCTTATCCGCTAGCATTGATCGCGATGAAGGAAAAAATACCGTTTCTGTGTTTAAAATACATTTCAGACGATGCCGGAAGTGATGCAGCCGAAGATTGGGCGGTGCAGGTGCATTTGGCTTCTGAGGCTTTTAAGAAAATATTATTCTCCTAAAATGATATACAAATCCTGAAGTTTTTTCTTTAGGATTTTATTTTCTATTTGTATTTTTACTTTTCTGCTCCATTATATGAAAGTAAACTTCTATCAACCCATTCATCCTATTCTCAAAAAATATATTGAAGGATACTATTTCATGTCAAAAGATGAATTTCATCAGCCTATTAAATATCTTACCTTTCCGGACAACTATTTTATTTTGTCTGCCTGCCAGAATGCAACTATCATTCAGGAAAAAGGGTGGTTGGAAATTCATGAATCTTCAACAGAAAATCTAATCATTGATTTTGTTTCGCAATGTTCTGTTCCAACGGAAATTTTTTATCAGCAATCTATTAATGAAGCCACAGTTTATTTTAAACCTTTAGGAATGTATCATTTTTTTGATGCAAATCAGAGTATAAATTTAAAGGACAAAATTCAAGATTCAGATTTTAAAGAAATAATGGATCAAATCTTAAATGAACACGACAGAAAAATACAAATACAATTGCTTGAAGAGTATTGGCTTTTAAAATTCAACCTGAAAGATTTGGCGCTGGCTTATACGTTAGCTTATGATTTTGATTCTGAACTCAGTATCGAAGAAATTGCCACAAAAAATGGCATCACAAGACAGTATGTAAATAAAATATCTAAAAAATATTTGGGTAAACCCGCTTCTGAGTACCGAAAAATCCAGAGGTTCCGAAAAGCATTAATAACCAATAGAAAAGTGAAAAATCTTACAGAACTTTCTTATGAAAATCTTTTTTATGACCAATCGCATTTTATCAAAGATTTCAAGGAACTCACCAAAATAAGTCCAAAAAAGTTTTTTGAAAATGTAGATACGCATCAGAATAATATCTGGCTGTTTATTTAAGTTTCCATTTTTACAATTTCTGTGATGATCATTGAAATACTTTTGTTGAAATATTAAGTTCAAACAATGAAAAAACTACTCGTAGGAATTTGCCTTTTCCATTCTTTGATCTCTTACGCGCAGAAAGAGAATAATACAGCCGTACTTTCTGATATTACAGAAAAAGTGAAGCAATATTACATTGATAAAGACACCTATAAAAAAGTAGATTCTTTATTTAAAAGTGAATCTCAAAAAGGCTATTTTAATAATCTAAGCAAAAAAGAGTTCGGAGCATTACTTACTGAAAGATTGAGAACCGTTATTAAAGACAAACATTTTTTTGTGAAATACATCGAAAATTACACTCCCGAAATACAAGGAAATGAAAAGGAAATGGAGAAATTAAATAACTTTCATAACAGTCTCGAAAATTTCGGATTTGAAAATGTTCAAAGACTGGAAGGAAATATTGGATATATCAATTTTAAAGGCTTTGCAGACCCGAAAGTAAGTGCAAAAGCTTTAGAATCTGCCATGAATTTTGTGACCAATACCAATTCTCTAATCATTGATCTCAGGGAAAATGGAGGCGGGGATAATGGTATGCTTCTGTTATTCTGCAGTTATTTTTTCAATAATAAAACAGACTTGTATACAACCTATTCCAGATATAACAATAAAACAGACCTGAACAGCACACAATCAAAGGTTTCCGGAGATAAATATCTGAATAAAAAGGTATATATTTTAACCAGTAACAAAACATTTTCTGCGGGGGAAGCTCTTGCTTATTTTTTACAAGAATACAAATTGGCTGAAATTATTGGTGAAAAAACAGGTGGTGCAGCCAATCCTGTAAAAGATTTTATCATTCAGAATCAATATTTACTGCTTGTTCCTGCAGGCAAAGTTACATCATCAGTAAGTCATACCAACTGGGAACATATTGGCGTAACCCCTGATCAGGAAACAAAAGTTGAAGATGCTTTAAAAGTCGCTCATGTAAAAGCATTGCAATATATTTTAAAAACAGACACAAAAACAGAATTAAGTATACCCGAAATAAAAAATCTTATTAATAAATTAGAGGAATAAATGAATAGAATGGCATCAATTATCATTAATAAAGCTTCTCTTGAAGATTTTGAAACACTACAAAATCTTGGAATACAAACATTTTCTGAAACTTTTGCAGAAAGCAATTCGGAAGAAGCAATGAAAAAATATCTTGAAGAAAGTTTTAATACAGAAAAAATTAAAGCAGAACTTAATAATCCTGATTCATTTTTCTTTATCGCTTGGGAAGAAGATGATGCTGTAGGATATTTAAAACTGAATTCCGGCAAGGCTCAAACTGAATTACAGGATGAAACTTCGCTTGAAATCGAGCGTATCTACGTTAAGAAAAGTCATCACGGCAAAAAAGTTGGACAATTATTGTACGACAAAGCCCTGGAAACTGCCCAACAACAGCAAAAATCATATCTGTGGTTAGGTGTTTGGGAAGAAAACCTGAGAGCTGTAAGTTTCTACAAGAAAAATGGCTTCTTTGAATTCGACAAACATATTTTCAGATTAGGAGATGATGAACAAACCGATCTTATGATGAAAAAAATGCTGGAATAATTTAAATTTCATGAATTTCAGAATCCGTAAAAACATAGAATCTTCCACCTTTTGGAAGATTTTTTGTATCTAACCCTGTAAATTCGCTGAAAGCAGGAAGCAATAACTGATTTTCTGTCTGCACAAAACAAGGAAGTCTTATCCTTTTCACTGCAGAATTAAGTACAATTCCGGGATGAATATGACCCGTAATCTGAAAACCTTCGATTGATTTATCAAAGTCATGAACAAACACAAAATCATTAATTTTTAATTGATTAGCTCTAAAATCAAGACATAATTTTTGAACTAAAGTTTTTGAAATACGATCATGATTTCCTTCAACTAGATAGAATTTTATATTTGAATATTGATTTTTCCATGTACAAAATTCATCAACATCAGAATTATCTCCAGCGTGAAGAAGATCACCGACTACAATGAATTTCTCAGGTTTAAAATATTCTATTAAAATCGATAATCGCTCCAAATCATTTTTCATAATATGATTCGCCAAAGCAATTCCGTTTTTCCGAAAATGAGCTGTTTTTCCGATATGCAAATCAGATAAAATCAATGCTTTTTCCTTTTTCCAAAACAACGCACGCTGATTGGTTAAAGTGAAAATTTCGTTTTGAATAGTTGTATTTTTTGTTGCTAAATTCATTTTAATTCCTATAATTTCGACGATAGTTTTATCATTCTGACGAAGGAAGAATCTCCTGTGTGTTTATAGATTCTTCACTCCATTTCATTTTGTTCATAATGACAAGCTTGATGCATAATTTATCATTTACCTACCACAAATTCACTATTGACGTATTGATAATTCACAATTCCTTCACTTTTTCTTCGCCTGTTCAATTAGTTTTTTAATCCTTGAATCTAAGCCTTCACTTGACAGAGTTTGTCGCAAACTATCAACCTTAATCGGAAAACTCAAAGGTGTAAAAGTATTGGAAAATTTCAAAATAATTTTTGATTTCTCAATTCTTTTAAAAGCTTCAACGAGCCTTTGTTCCTGCAACTGCATATTAAAAACTTCGGTATAAGCCTGTCTTACCAAAAAATGATTGGGATCGTAATCTTCCAATACTTTAAAGATAAGACCTGCAGAACTTTGCAAAGCTTTATTTGAACGTTGTTGTCCCGGAAAATTTTGAATCACCATACCTGAAATTACGGCGATATCCCTAAATTTTCGCCGCGCCATTTCAGCAGAATTAATACTTGAAATCACATCAACCATCAAATTTTCTCGGGTTAATATTTTTTGTAAATTTTCTTCATTTAACGGAATTTGTTTATCACTGAACAATTCAAAACCGTAATCATTCATTGCCATTGAAAAGGAAATCGGAGCCAGTTTTGAAATCCGGTAGGCAATCAATGCAGCCATCACTTCATGCACCAAACGACCTTCAAAAGGATACATAAATAAATGATAACCTTCCCGATTTTTGATTAATTCAACCAAAAATTCATCCTCTTTTGGAATATGTGAACGTTCTTCCTGTTTTGCCAATAAAGGATGTAAAAATTTCAGTTCTTTCTCGGAAGCTTTCGGATTCAATGCTCCGGATAATTTTTCCCTTAAAAATCGTCCTAAATTTGAACTTAAAGGCAACCTTCCGCCCAAATAACTTGGTGCCAACGCTTTTCCTTTTGATAAACGAACGTAAACGGTCATGTCTTTTACCATTGCTACTTCCAAAACACGACCAGCCAATATAAATTTTTCTTCTTTTTTTAATTTTGAGATAAAATATTCCTCAACCATTCCGATATATCCGCCAGAAATAAATTTCACTTTCAACATTGCATCGCTTACAATTGCGCCC encodes:
- a CDS encoding GNAT family N-acetyltransferase, which codes for MASIIINKASLEDFETLQNLGIQTFSETFAESNSEEAMKKYLEESFNTEKIKAELNNPDSFFFIAWEEDDAVGYLKLNSGKAQTELQDETSLEIERIYVKKSHHGKKVGQLLYDKALETAQQQQKSYLWLGVWEENLRAVSFYKKNGFFEFDKHIFRLGDDEQTDLMMKKMLE
- a CDS encoding S41 family peptidase; the protein is MKKLLVGICLFHSLISYAQKENNTAVLSDITEKVKQYYIDKDTYKKVDSLFKSESQKGYFNNLSKKEFGALLTERLRTVIKDKHFFVKYIENYTPEIQGNEKEMEKLNNFHNSLENFGFENVQRLEGNIGYINFKGFADPKVSAKALESAMNFVTNTNSLIIDLRENGGGDNGMLLLFCSYFFNNKTDLYTTYSRYNNKTDLNSTQSKVSGDKYLNKKVYILTSNKTFSAGEALAYFLQEYKLAEIIGEKTGGAANPVKDFIIQNQYLLLVPAGKVTSSVSHTNWEHIGVTPDQETKVEDALKVAHVKALQYILKTDTKTELSIPEIKNLINKLEE
- a CDS encoding nucleosidase: MIKINDELHYPVSDTLFVFALDSEAGKDFNDKNKLVTGIGKVNAAMELTKEIHLRKPKLIVNLGSAGSKSFNKGEVICCTKFIQRDMDVRGLGFSLYETPLSGIPPVLEYGLKKQELKEGICGSGDNFEMNHSETDYNIVDMEAYPLALIAMKEKIPFLCLKYISDDAGSDAAEDWAVQVHLASEAFKKILFS
- the pdeM gene encoding ligase-associated DNA damage response endonuclease PdeM; amino-acid sequence: MNLATKNTTIQNEIFTLTNQRALFWKKEKALILSDLHIGKTAHFRKNGIALANHIMKNDLERLSILIEYFKPEKFIVVGDLLHAGDNSDVDEFCTWKNQYSNIKFYLVEGNHDRISKTLVQKLCLDFRANQLKINDFVFVHDFDKSIEGFQITGHIHPGIVLNSAVKRIRLPCFVQTENQLLLPAFSEFTGLDTKNLPKGGRFYVFTDSEIHEI
- a CDS encoding helix-turn-helix domain-containing protein, which encodes MKVNFYQPIHPILKKYIEGYYFMSKDEFHQPIKYLTFPDNYFILSACQNATIIQEKGWLEIHESSTENLIIDFVSQCSVPTEIFYQQSINEATVYFKPLGMYHFFDANQSINLKDKIQDSDFKEIMDQILNEHDRKIQIQLLEEYWLLKFNLKDLALAYTLAYDFDSELSIEEIATKNGITRQYVNKISKKYLGKPASEYRKIQRFRKALITNRKVKNLTELSYENLFYDQSHFIKDFKELTKISPKKFFENVDTHQNNIWLFI